The Deferribacterota bacterium DNA window CAATGGATGTGGTTGGTGATAATCTATCGAATGTTAACACAACAGGCTATAAAGCTGATAGAATAGTATTTCAAGATCTTTTTAACCAGACCCTTTCGGGTGCAATGCCACCAACAGGTGATAAGGGTGGAACTAATCCAAAGCAGATTGGTATGGGAGCAGATCTTGGAGCAATTGATAGCGTTTTTACACAAGGTGCTTTACAAGATACAGGTGTTGTAACTGACATGGCTGTACAAGGCAATGGTTTTTTTGCTCTCCAGGATCAAAATGGTGAACTATCTTATACAAGGGCTGGTAATTTCTATTTTGATAGAGATGGTAATTTAGTAAATAGTGACGGATTGTATGTTATGGGGTATATGCCTGACGAAAATGGGGAATTCTATCCAGATATGACAATTGAGCCAATACAAATAGGGGAAGAATATATGACAATTCCTGCAAGCGCTACAACTGAGGTAAATATATCAGGCAATTTAGATACCAATGCTGCGGGATCTGAAATAGAATTTAATCATTTTTTGACCTCAGCAAGTGAGGATGAATCAGTTTTTAATCTCCATGGTGCAAATGGTGAAGATTTGGGATTAAGGGAAGGTGAAGAAGTTGTTGTTAAGGCAAATGCAAATGAGAATACGAGACTAGAAAATCTATATAGCGTTAATAATGAAAACTTAAGTTTAACAGCTGAAAATCCTATTAGTTTTTCAGGTAGGGTTATTACAGATAGTGGTAACGTAAGTGAATTCTCTTTTGAGGTACAAGGAACAACATTAGGTGATATTGTAAATGAGCTAGAAGACCAGCTTAATGATCTAATAGATTCACCTTATATACCAGGAGGACTAGATCCAAATGGAAATAATTTTGATGTATCAATCAATGAGGAAGGCCAAATTGTGATAGAAAGGGGGAATGATGGTTTAGTTGCAGGTGTTCCCTCAACAAATAGAACTGTTGAAATTGATAATGTAGCAGGTAATTCTGCGCTACAATCAACGTTTAGCAATCTATTAGGCTCTTATAGAGAAGGCACTACCAGAGCATCAGATACTATTAAATTTGAAAAGGTGTTATATGCATCAAGTGAACCTGGTATTGATCAATTTGATGATTTAGAAACCTTATCTTATCTAATTCAAAATGCTGTTCAAGATAATCTATCTGAAGATTTTGAGGCCTATTATGATGAATCAACAGGCCAGATTAAGTATTATAATCCAGAAAACAATAAACCTCCTTTAAGTGATGTTACGTTAAATACTGATGATATATACGGTTTTGAAATAACAAAAACCCTTGGGGGTGGTTCTTTTAATGCGACTGTGAATCCTGAAAGCCAAGATATTTTAGCTGATGATGGCAATAGAGATGATGCTATGGCATCTCTGGTTTTTTCTTCTGAGATAACTGAAAATACGACATTGGATAAGCTTTTAAATGCTGAAGGAGAAAATTTAGAGCTTGTAAACCCGGAAACTGGTGAAGGAACTGTTATTTATTTTGATGCGAAGATTAATGGTGAGAGTATTAATCCAGAGGCAAGTAACTTATTTGATACAGTTAATGCACCAAGTGATGAAGGAGGGCTTGTAGAAAATATTATAAATAATCTACCTGGTATACCACCTATTTCATGGTTCCAAACAGTAGATGAAAATGGTGACCCTAAGACTGTTGGTGATTTGGTCAATGCAATTAATAACTATTTAGGAGATAATGTTGCAGATGTGACATTAGAGGATGGAGCAATAGTTGTTGAAGGGAATCCTGGCGAAGCTAATGAGATAACATCTTTTGATATAGGCGCCTTAAATGCTCCAAAATTTAATAATTTAATGAATCAATATGAATATTTGCAACATGCTGATGGCGGATTACTTACAACAAGCCAAACCTTATATGATTCAAGAGGTGATGAACATACTGTGAACTACACTTTTGAAATGGTAGATGAGAATACGTGGAGATTAAGGTTGTCTACTCCTGAAGGTAGTGGTGATCAAGCTGTATTTAACGCGCAGGCTCCTTATGTAAATGATGAGTTTTATATTGATTTTAACCCTGATGGTAGTATATCAAGAACCTATTATGTAACTCCTAATGGCGAACAATCTGTTGTTGGTAATCCAGGGTTTACTCTTTTAACCTCAAATGGGACAGATAATATTACTGTAAGTGATTTTAATATTAATGATATAGTGCTAACATCTAAAAATTCTAATATTGATAGGTTGGAACAAAATGGTTATACGACAGGCAGCCTTCAAGAAATTGTAGCAGATGATATGGGAACTTTAATAGGTAATTATGATAATGGCTTACAGAGAAATTTAGCGAGGGTAACCCTTGCTACCTTTACAAATAATAATGGCTTAGAGAGTATTGGCGGTACGCTGTTTCAGCAGACTGCAAATTCAGGGGTGCCATCTTTTGGTTTTTCAGGAGAAGGCGGAAGGGGCGCAGTTAGATCTGGTTATTTGGAGGAATCAAATGTTGATATGGCAAAGGAATTTGTAAATATGATTATTGCTCAAAGGGGTTTTCAAGCAAACTCAAGAGCAATAACGACAGCTGATGAAATGATACAAGAAGTATTGGGATTAAAAAGGTAGAATTATTTTTATTTTGTATTGATATTTTTAAAAATTTTGGTTTAAATGTAGCATATGGATAGTGCTACACCTATTGGTATAATCATTGGCTATACTCTAGTTATATTAGCTATTATAGTTGGCCCTGGAATTGGTGGGTTTATTGATTTACCATCATTGCTTATCGTTGTTGGTGGTGTTGCAGGATTACTTTTAATGAACTATCCACTGGATAGGGTTGTCAATCTTTTTTCGCTTATAACTAAAACATTTTCTAGAAGACATACAGATCCAAATGAGATTATAAAGCAGATTGTTAACTTTTCAATTAGGGCAAGAAGAGATGGCATTTTGGCTTTAGAGGCAGCTGAAAATGAGATAGATAATGTGTTTTTAAATAATGGTATTAAATTGGCTGTTGATGGAAATGAACCAGAGGTTATTAAAGAGATTATGGAAAGGGAGCTTGAATATGTTGAGGATAGACATATGGAGGGGGCTAGTATATTACATAGTGTTGGAGAGTACTCACCTGCAATGGGGATGATTGGCACATTGATTGGGTTGATTGCAATGTTGCAGAGCTTAGATAATCCAGCAGCCATAGGCCCTGGTATGGCTCTTGCAATTATTACTACTTTCTATGGCATGGTGATAGCCTATCTGTTCGCTCTTCCTTTAGAGGGTAAACTAAAGATTAGGTCTAATGAAGAACTATTAGTTAAAAGGATAATTATTGCTGGTATTATGTCTATCCAGGCAGGGGATAACCCAAGATTAGTTGAGAGAAAGCTAAATGCATTTTTAAGGCCAAAATCCAGAGAAACCCAGTTTGAAAGTGGCTATTAGTTTTTATGAAGAAAAAAAGGCAAGAAGAAGGTCAATCAGTATGGCAGAGGACTTTTTTGGATATTATGATGCTATTACTTACCTTTTTTGTCCTTTTAATGTCTATGGTCACTTTTGAAAAGATAAAATTAGAGCAAGCCGCTGGCTCTCTAAGAGAGAGTTTCGGTATGTTAAGGCAGGGAGTTAAAAAAGAAGTCAAGGAAGAGAGTATTTTTGATACAACCTCTATTCTGGAAGATATCCACTCTAAAAAAGAATTATTGTCTGGACTAGTAAATTATATTGAAAGTGTAAACCTAAAGAATTTTATTTCCGTTATAGAAACTGATAAGGGTTTTACAATTAGAATACAAGATGAACTACTCTTTGATTTAGGCAGCACAGAGATTAAAAGCTCTGCATATCCACTACTTGACAAAATTGCTTCAATAGCAAATAATACGCCCTATAATATTCTTGTTGAAGGTCATACTGATGATTTGCCAATGAAATATGGGGCAAAGTATGATACAAACTGGGAATTATCAACTGCAAGAGCTGCATCGGTTGTTAAATATTTTATTAATAAAGGGATTAATCCTAAAAAACTGGCAGCTGCAGGTTATTCTAAATATCACCCCCTAGTACCAAATATTAATAGTGAAAATAGAAGAAAAAATAGAAGGGTTGAGATTAATTTTATTAGTCCTGAGTTTATGAGAAAGGCTATGCAGTGAAAGTCTAAAGGAGGCAGGTAATGGCTGAATTAGAGGTTGAAGAGATCAAAAATGATGAAAAAAAGCCAAGAAAATGGATTGCATATATTTTAATAGGGGTAATTATACTCATAGTCTTAGTTTTATTATTCCTAGGTTATCTATATGTCGAAAAAAGCGGTCTACTTGATAAAGTTTTTAGTGGAAATACAAAGAATGAAAGTGTTGAAAATAGAGAGGTGGCTATTGGCCAACTTTTTTCTTTTGAAGAATTTGTTGTTAATTTAGCAGATCCTTCAGGTAGTAGGTATTTAAGAATGGGTATTGATGTTGAAGTTGACAATAAGAACGTTATAGTTGAATTAAAGGAGAGAAAACCACAGTTAAGAGATATAATAATCAGTATTGCATCAAGCAAAACATTTGAAGATATTCAATCTGTTCGTGGTAAAATAGCCCTAAAAAGTGAGATTAAAAGAAGGGTTAATCTTGTTTTAAATACTGGTAAAATTAAAAATGTATATTTTACACAATTTGTGGTGCAATAGGCAGTGTTAAAATGAAAGAAAAAGGCAAAGATAAAGATTATGTTATAAAAGAATTTGGTGACATTTTATTTGATGTTACTGTCGAATTAGCTAGAAAGAAAGTTGCTATAGGTGAATTACTGCAATGGGAAGAGGGCCATATAGTTAAATTTAACAAAACCTCTGGGGAGGCAATTGATATACTAGTAAACAATAAACCCATTGCTTATGGTGAAATAATTGTGCTCGATGATAAATTTGGTGTAAGATTTACCGATGTATATGACGATGAAGAGTTGTTGGAAAAAAACAAAGAAGGTCTATACGATTGGTAGGTTAAGTTTTATATTCCTTATATTATCTATTATTTGTGGTACAAATTTTGCCTTTTCTGCTCAAGTAGATTTAAATTTTGATAATAAAACATTAAATTTCAAGATTGTTTTTAATAAGGAATTTAAGATAGTTGATTCATACAAAGATGGTAATAGTTTTTATGTAAAACTAAAAACTGATGAGAAACTTGATGCTTTAAATAAGGAATTTTGGGGATATTCTGTAGAAAGAATTGTTACAGAAAAAAAAGAAAACTTTAAGATAATAACCTTTGATCTTATAAGTAAGAATTTTAAAGCTAATTTAAAGAGAACTGGCAATGTTTTATTTGTTAGTTTTAATGTTGAGGCAAGTCCTGCTGGTATTGATCTACCATCAACTAATTTATATTTAAGAACATTTATTGGTCTTATTGTTATATTAGTTTTTATCTTTATAATATTGTGGTTAATAAAATTGATATATAGAAGTAGAAATGCTTTTCAATTGACAGGTATTGGAAATATATTGGGGAGGGTTGATTTGTTGCCAGGCAAATCATTGATATTCTATGAGTTAGGCAAAATAATCTATATCTTTTCATCTGCTGGTAATAATCTAAGATTTGTGGACAAAATAACTGATGAGGTTACTATAAATTTGATAAAGGAAGGTTTTTCTAGGAGAAAAGATTTTTCTAGCTATCTACGTTTTTCAAAGAAAAAAAATGTTAGTGATGATGTTGAAGACACGAAATCAATATTAAAAGAGAGGCTTGATTCATTAAGAAAAAGATAGCAATAATTTTTATAATATTTACAGTATTTTTCTTATTTTCCTTTTCTATTATCTATGCTCAAGATATTCCTTTGCCAGCATTTAGGTTTGGTATTGATAGAGCTGAAAATCCAAGTGATGTTGCAATAACCTTACAGATTATATTTCTTATAACAATCCTTGCTATTGCTCCTTCAATCTTGATTATGTTAACCTCATTTACACGCATTATTA harbors:
- a CDS encoding flagellar hook-basal body complex protein translates to MDVVGDNLSNVNTTGYKADRIVFQDLFNQTLSGAMPPTGDKGGTNPKQIGMGADLGAIDSVFTQGALQDTGVVTDMAVQGNGFFALQDQNGELSYTRAGNFYFDRDGNLVNSDGLYVMGYMPDENGEFYPDMTIEPIQIGEEYMTIPASATTEVNISGNLDTNAAGSEIEFNHFLTSASEDESVFNLHGANGEDLGLREGEEVVVKANANENTRLENLYSVNNENLSLTAENPISFSGRVITDSGNVSEFSFEVQGTTLGDIVNELEDQLNDLIDSPYIPGGLDPNGNNFDVSINEEGQIVIERGNDGLVAGVPSTNRTVEIDNVAGNSALQSTFSNLLGSYREGTTRASDTIKFEKVLYASSEPGIDQFDDLETLSYLIQNAVQDNLSEDFEAYYDESTGQIKYYNPENNKPPLSDVTLNTDDIYGFEITKTLGGGSFNATVNPESQDILADDGNRDDAMASLVFSSEITENTTLDKLLNAEGENLELVNPETGEGTVIYFDAKINGESINPEASNLFDTVNAPSDEGGLVENIINNLPGIPPISWFQTVDENGDPKTVGDLVNAINNYLGDNVADVTLEDGAIVVEGNPGEANEITSFDIGALNAPKFNNLMNQYEYLQHADGGLLTTSQTLYDSRGDEHTVNYTFEMVDENTWRLRLSTPEGSGDQAVFNAQAPYVNDEFYIDFNPDGSISRTYYVTPNGEQSVVGNPGFTLLTSNGTDNITVSDFNINDIVLTSKNSNIDRLEQNGYTTGSLQEIVADDMGTLIGNYDNGLQRNLARVTLATFTNNNGLESIGGTLFQQTANSGVPSFGFSGEGGRGAVRSGYLEESNVDMAKEFVNMIIAQRGFQANSRAITTADEMIQEVLGLKR
- a CDS encoding MotA/TolQ/ExbB proton channel family protein, with protein sequence MDSATPIGIIIGYTLVILAIIVGPGIGGFIDLPSLLIVVGGVAGLLLMNYPLDRVVNLFSLITKTFSRRHTDPNEIIKQIVNFSIRARRDGILALEAAENEIDNVFLNNGIKLAVDGNEPEVIKEIMERELEYVEDRHMEGASILHSVGEYSPAMGMIGTLIGLIAMLQSLDNPAAIGPGMALAIITTFYGMVIAYLFALPLEGKLKIRSNEELLVKRIIIAGIMSIQAGDNPRLVERKLNAFLRPKSRETQFESGY
- a CDS encoding OmpA family protein, which encodes MKKKRQEEGQSVWQRTFLDIMMLLLTFFVLLMSMVTFEKIKLEQAAGSLRESFGMLRQGVKKEVKEESIFDTTSILEDIHSKKELLSGLVNYIESVNLKNFISVIETDKGFTIRIQDELLFDLGSTEIKSSAYPLLDKIASIANNTPYNILVEGHTDDLPMKYGAKYDTNWELSTARAASVVKYFINKGINPKKLAAAGYSKYHPLVPNINSENRRKNRRVEINFISPEFMRKAMQ
- a CDS encoding flagellar basal body-associated FliL family protein yields the protein MAELEVEEIKNDEKKPRKWIAYILIGVIILIVLVLLFLGYLYVEKSGLLDKVFSGNTKNESVENREVAIGQLFSFEEFVVNLADPSGSRYLRMGIDVEVDNKNVIVELKERKPQLRDIIISIASSKTFEDIQSVRGKIALKSEIKRRVNLVLNTGKIKNVYFTQFVVQ
- a CDS encoding FliM/FliN family flagellar motor switch protein, with translation MKEKGKDKDYVIKEFGDILFDVTVELARKKVAIGELLQWEEGHIVKFNKTSGEAIDILVNNKPIAYGEIIVLDDKFGVRFTDVYDDEELLEKNKEGLYDW